The Candidatus Thiothrix anitrata genome includes the window AGGTTTTTTTCATGGTGAAACACTCAAGGATTAATGTTATAAAAATAATTGTTGGTTTGCTTAAGCTGGGCGTAATTTCGCATAAGATAGTGCATGGTTTGAAGTATTTTCTGATAATTGGTCGGGCAATTTTTTAGCTTAATTTTGACGGGGGGTTGTGGATTTTGTGTGAGTGATTGGTTATCGTGGCTCACAGATCTATTTTTAGGAGCAACCCATGCGTAAACCTTATGTTAAAAGCATTCTTTCCTACTCGATGGTCGGTAGTATTGGCCTGACTATCGTTGCGAGTTTGCAAGGTTGCGGTGGTGATCAGCCGCCCATGCCGCCACAAAATCAAACTCCCGGTGCGATTTCAGACGCAGCCAAGGGCGAAGGGATGTTTTTGGTGATTCAGCAAACCGGTGCGAATCCTGATACTTATGAGTTGAAAGAAAAATATCCTTCCAGCGAAGGTACCCGTGCGATTCTCAAAGGCATGGATGGCTCTGAGCGCATTCTGAGTGAAGCGGAACTCAAGAAAATTGCCGAAGAAGAAGCTAAGAAAGTGGAAGACGGCACGTCCAAACTGACTCAGCCTGTCGCAGAAAATCAAGGCTTGGGTTTGGGTGAAATCTTGCTGGCTTCGGCAGCAGGCGCACTGATTGGCGGGATGCTTGCAAATAAACTCATGGGCAATGCCAATTATCAGCAACACCAACAGCAGCAAACCCAACGGGCTCAAACCAGCATTAGTCGTCCGGCAGCGGGCGGGACTGACACGCGTGCGGTGAATCCGGGGCAAAATCAGCCTAAGTCGGGTTTCATGGGTAATAATAACGCGAGTGGTGGCTCCAGCTCCGGCGGTAGCTCTGCTTCTGGTGGCAGCTCCTCTTACGGTGGTTAAATCACAATGATTCGTTTGGAAAAAGTCAATCCCATTAGCCCCGCGCTGATGGAAGAAGTCGGCATGACTTGGCACACTGACCCGGATGGGCAGCCTTACATTGCCGACGAAATTGTCCTGGTCACGGAAGACGAAGTAGAAGCGTATTACGAAGCGGCGAACATCCTGTACGATATGTACGTTGAAGCTGCGCAGCACGTTATCGACAACGAGCGTTTTTTAGAGCTGGATATTCCGTTTAACCTTGTTGACCCGATTAAGCGTAGCTGGGAAAACGATCATCGGCATTTATACGGGCGTTTCGATTTTGCCGGTGGGGTGGATGGTTTGCCGATTAAACTGATTGAGTTTAATGCGGATACCCCAACCAGTTTATTTGAAACCGCGATTGTGCAATGGGCATTGCTGAAAGCCAATCACATGGATGAGGCTTCGCAGTTCAATTCGGTGTACGAAAGCATTCGCAACAGTTTCCGGCGTTTGGTGACGGGTGATAATGATCCCGATACTTTCGGCGAGTATTATCGTTTCCAAAATATTTTGTTTTCCAGTGTGCGCAATGAGCCGGAAGATGAGCGCACAGTGCGATTTTTACAGCATTTAGCCAGTGATGCGGGGTTTCAGACCGACTTTTGTTACACCGACGAAGTGGGCTTTTTGGAAGAAGAAGGTATTTTTAACCCGCAACAAACGCGCTTCGATTATTGGTTTAAGTTGTATCCGTGGGAAAATATCGCGCTGCAAACCGACGGTATTAATGGCATTTTAGATGACATTACCCGCAATACTGACACCGTGATTCTCAACCCGGCGTATACCTTGCTGTTCCAAAGCAAAGGTATGCTGAAAGTGTTGTATGAGTTGTTCCCGGATTCGCCGTATTTGCTGGAAACCCGTGGTGAGCCGTTGCAAGG containing:
- a CDS encoding glutathionylspermidine synthase family protein, translated to MIRLEKVNPISPALMEEVGMTWHTDPDGQPYIADEIVLVTEDEVEAYYEAANILYDMYVEAAQHVIDNERFLELDIPFNLVDPIKRSWENDHRHLYGRFDFAGGVDGLPIKLIEFNADTPTSLFETAIVQWALLKANHMDEASQFNSVYESIRNSFRRLVTGDNDPDTFGEYYRFQNILFSSVRNEPEDERTVRFLQHLASDAGFQTDFCYTDEVGFLEEEGIFNPQQTRFDYWFKLYPWENIALQTDGINGILDDITRNTDTVILNPAYTLLFQSKGMLKVLYELFPDSPYLLETRGEPLQGQQQVAKKMFGREGANTVIYDAAGAILHAMPGEYDRYRSIYQAFAAYPKDAQGRSYQAGVFFAWEACGLGFRRGGEILDNLSKFVAHRMV